GGGCCGTCGAAGCCGCTGCGGTCGGTGTGGCAGCGGCCCAGGGCGTGAGCGCCGGCCAGGGCAACGATCTCCTGGTCGTTGAAGCCCATGCGGTAGAAGATGTTACGGACGTGGTCCTGGCGCTGGGCAGCGTCGGGCAGGCGGCCGTCGGGAGTGCAGGCAGCGGCGTCCTTGTCGGAGCGACCAGGGCGGTAAGGGATCTTGGGGCCCAGCATCTCCTGGATGGCGCAGACGCCTCCAAGGATCCAGAGGTCAGAGTAGGTGATCCAGGGGTACTTGGCTGTTGGTTGTGGCAATGCGTTAGCTTTTGGGCAAGGGACAAGATTCCTTGACACACCCTCGTCGTCAAAGGACTCCTAGGATCTCAGTGGCTTACCCTTGATAGGCTCCAGGAAGTCACGGGCGGCCTTCAGACCAGCGTTGGCACCGTGGCCACCCTCAGGCGAGAAGCGCATGGTGGCACCGTTGCTGCCGCCAGTGCCGGTCTCCTTGTCGTAGGTACCGCTAGCGTGCCAAGCCAGGCGCACGAGGACGGGGCCGTAGCTACCATCGTCGTAGTCGGGGTTCTCCTCGAGGCGGCTGGCAATGTCGTTGTACACGGTCTGGTAGTCCTTGAACTCGGGCTTGGTGAGCGTGGCGGCGCCACCGTTCTGGGTGTACCAGTAAccggcaccagcagcagcggcggcaaggGCACCGGCAATCCAGCCGAGGTTGGACGACGAGGCCTTGGCGGGCTCGGACGAAGACGAGTAGAAGCGGCGGCCAGCGATGGTGCGGGCGGCGAGGCCGCGTGATGCAGCCGGGGCGAACGCGGTGCGGGTGCTGGCGCGGGACGCAGCCCGAAGGATCTGACGAGAGGCAGAGGCCATCTGCATTTTCAGGATGGTTCAGTTTGTGCTCAGCTGAGGCTGTTTTTTCGGTACAGGGATCTACGGCGGGATGTGATTTGGCGGAGGGGGGAAACAAACCTTGGAGTTGTGATTAAAATGAGGTCTCTGACTTCAGTGGTAGGTAATACAGGGTTTGGAAGGAATATGAAGACCAAGGAGAGATGGATAAGACGGTGTAAAAAGGAGAGAAGGAGACTTGACAGCTAAGGAGAGTCAACAAGTTCGGGGCAAACTCGGTTCGGTTTGCAGCAGGACGAGAAGAATTCTTGCTCGAAGCTTAAAGCTCAGGGTCGGCGATTAGATTCACAAATGGAATCTTGTTGATTGGTCTGGCTAGAGAGCAGAGAGTCAACGGGTCCCACTCGAGACTCCGTTCTGAGGTAAGTTTGTGGGTTCACTTCCGGGACTTGGGACTGACGATAAGAGTCGCGTATGTTTTCCTACAGTCCGTAGCGGGTCTGGAAATATTGCCCTATGGAGACTTTGACATGCTTTCCCGGACAATGGAGGTCAGGCAGACAACGATAACAAATCCATCAGTATATATAAGTTTGTATTTAATTGCCACTACAATTTGCAAGCAATGATTTGCTGGAAGCTTCCCCATAAAGTCTAGAACATCTTCAATTCTCGTAGACGGTGGCGCCGAGTTGCCAAAGCCGAGCTCCGTGCtgacttttctttcttgtttctAAATATATCGCGCTCCGATGCGCGGAGCTGTTtggttttttggttttttttttgtgcctgTGAAATAATTCTTGGCGGGAACCGGTTGGGTATGCAGCCGGGCTATTGAATTCCAAATCCCGATTACCAAAGAGATTGCACGTCAATGCCCGAAATCGAATGATGGCGACTTGACAGATGAATTAATCGTACTTTGATATGTCAGCGATCCCGGCTGTTTCCGATCTGCAAACAACAACTGCATGCACATCGCACCATTCCACGTGGGAAATATCCCTGTACTACGGTCAAACGATCATGTGATTTTGCCGACTTCGGCGCCGAGAGCCTAGCTCCGAGGGCAATGTATCCTTTTGTTGGATGTATTAATCATCAACAAGACACAAGAGTGCAATGCGGGATTACGTTGGAAATGAAACAAGCCATCGATCACTGTTTCAATCATGTTGGTACCACGTAGATAGGTAGTTGTCTTCAAACTGGAAGTTCCGGCAGGATCAAAGTGACCAAGCCTTGTCTCAAACATCACGTGGTGATAAAGATTTTCTGCAATGATAGAAGGACCCCTGCAATTGAACCAATGACGGCATCTGCAGGAACGAGATAGCTCCCGTTGCATTCTGCAGAAGGATGGAGATCATTTTTGAGATTCACTAACCGCACTTAGTCCGATTCTcctgaacccccgaattcACAATGGCAGCAGCAGGGCTCAGCAGGGCTGCCGCCCCAATGCTCCGGCAGTCCATCAGCCGTTGCCGACCATTACAACTCTtcaagcagcagcggcgatgGGCAGAGGTGCATGACATCCGCTTCCTCACCACCACGCGCCCGCGTCAGAATATCGCAGAAAAGTACCGCGAGAAGCTTGACCGCAAGGCCAAGTCAGAAGGACTTACCGGAATCGACGAGCTCAAGCAAGCTTATGCCGAGAGGATCAAGGAGCAGCGaaaagccgccgccgccattgcACCGCCTGGCTTGGACAAGATCCTGGCCGACGAACCTGCCGCCCGAGCTACTCAGACTGTCGAATCGGGTGCGAACACGGCAGGCACACCTACAGAACAAAGCAGCAATTCATATTCAAAACCGGAAACAACCCCGGCAAAGGACAGCAGTGGCTCACAAGTGAAGCCCCTCTCCGCAATCGTCGACCTCCCCAAAGTCCGCCAACTCCCCGTCCCCGAACTGACCGAGAtctggcggctgctgcacaCAACGGACCCCAAGAGCCTGTGCGCCGTCGTCCCGGCGCCCACCTACAAGGCCATGGAGGCGCTCGCCCGACAGCGGCCGCAGTTCGTCCTCCCCGTGCCGCACCCGGAGCAGGGGGCCGAGATGCACTTTCTGCAGTGGACGTTCGACGCGGCCACGGGGACCAGCACGGTTCTGTTCACGCAGCTGGCCGAGTACAAGAACCGCGGCGAGTTTGCGCAGCCCCACACGACGGTCACGCACCACCCGGACCTGGCCGACGACAAGGGCGTCGTCCTCATGCAGGGCAGCATGGTCGACAACAGGGGGGTTAAGATTGCGGACGCGCAGTGGCTCGTCATGTGCCTGCAGCGCTTCTACGGCGGCTGGGACCCGGCATTATCCGCGGGCGGCAGCAGGCTGCAGAGCGAGGAGAGGGCCAAGGCCAGGCGGGAGCTGGTCGAGTGGTTTGGCACGGGGAATGAGAACTTTAGCATCGAAAAGCTGCTAGCGGAGGCCGAGAGGCTGGGTTGAGACGTTAGCCGTTGTGAGCCGATCTGTGTGATTGTTCCCCTGGACTAATGGTGTACAAAACTTGTCTGTAGAaatagaagaagaaaagtctATACAAAAATGTAACAGGCTAATTCTACCCCATGGCTCGGGCTTAGGCCTCCAGGTACGTAGCAGTTCTTGGGTTTACTCATCCCGCTGGGAGGTATTGTTTTTTGACCGCTTGCACAAACCTAATCTAAACTTCGAGATGGGAGGTCGGACGGGCGAAAGCGTTGGATCATCCGGTggtttgcatacaaaccgtCAAAGTCATTTCTTTGTAGGGTTGTCTGGGAGTTGCGATGCTGACTCTCAACAGGTTCGATATTCGTCCAAAGTCTGGTTGGTTGTACGCAAGCTCTGCCAAGACATACTAGGACTCCTACGACGGTATAAAGTACGGATCATTCGGGTGACGCATTTTCGCAAGGCATGTGTGCCCGGAGGTGTAATCCGCTGGCTTCCAGCTCTTCCTGATTTCGCCATCATCATGCCTTGCCCTCTCTATAAGCGACTATTGGTCGAGATTAGATGATGgccgaaaagagaaaaaaacccttttttttatcacgAAAAACCTTGCTGAAAAAGACTGTTGGGTATTTGCGCACCCTCCATTCGGTCCGTGGCCCCGTCTAACATGGGAACCGTTGATATAATAAGTTGGCTGGTGCCAAAAAAGCAACCATGACCTGCTTTCGTGTAAAAACGGCCGTGCAGGACAACGTCGCGTCCTGAGAAAACTTCTCGCGTTTACTTGCCAAAAATGAGTTCCAGCAGCAACGAGGATATTGCCATCAAGGCCGAGGGGAGGTCGGCTCCGCCTCCGTACGAAGAGGTTGCTACTCCTCCCAACGGACAGGCTGATGGCGTCAACGGCCTGGGCAAGCAAGATTCCGGCGTCAGGATTGACGACTTTGGCGCCTCCCTCGAGAGGAGCCCAGAGGAGCTAGCTGTTGTTCGGAAGCTAGACATGTACTGCCTGGTAAGAGGCGCGGCGTGTTTCCTCATCTTGGCTGATGCCGCAAATAAACCAAACCAGTGCTGACCAGACAAACCACCTCAGCCCATCATATGGCTCATGTACTTCTTTAACTTTCTCGACCGAAGTGCCATGGTCAACGGAAAGCTCGACGGGTTGGCTGATGACCTCGACCTGAAGGGCACACAGTACAACACGTGCATTTCTATCCTGTTCGTGGGATATCTCGTTGGACAAGTACCAAGCAATATGGTGTTGAGCCGAGTAAGGCCAAGCTTTTACTTGGCTGGTAAGAGAATACACTACCGATGCAAGGGTCACACTACATCACATTTGACCAAGTCACTAAAAATTATGGATGCCCTACAGGATTCAACGCAATGTGGTCGCTAGTCACCCTTCTTACCTACAAGGCCTATGACTACAAGACAATGATTGTTTGCCGATTCCTCCTCGGTCTTTTTGAAGCTCCTGTAAGTAGCCTGATCCAGCTCTTGGCCCAACACTCACTGACTTTCCCTTTTTAGTTCTTCCCCGGCGTGACATATCTCCTCGGCACACTCTACACCCGCAAGGAGATAGCAACCCGACTCTCAATATTTTTCACAGGGAATCTTGTTGCCAGCGCCATTTCTGGCCCGTTTGCAGCGGGCGTCTTTCAGCTAGATGGCAGGGCCGGCCTCGCTGGTTGGAGATGGTGAGTGACCTACAACATTCCCTGCCCACCTACTCATCTACTTATCTACCACAGCAACTGCAGTTGCAATGGCGATAAGTAAGGCCTAGATACTACTTTCTAACATGGACCCAATCTATCACTTGCAGGCTCTTTATAATCCAAGGCGCCCTCTCTCTAGCAGTCGCCATCCCCGCCTTCTACATGCTACCCAACAAGCCCCTGACCACCCCCTGGTTGACCCCGGAGCAGCGCCAGCTGGCACACGACCGGATCGAGCGGGACACGACGAACCgcaccggcggcggcaagaccACCGTCCTCGACGGCCTATCGCAAGCGGTGCGCGACTGGAAGACGTGGGCCTTTTGCCTGCTGTCCAACCTCAACGTCACCACCCTCGGCTTCCTCAACTTCCTCCCGACGCTGGTGCGCAC
The Pyricularia oryzae 70-15 chromosome 1, whole genome shotgun sequence DNA segment above includes these coding regions:
- a CDS encoding cytochrome c peroxidase — protein: MASASRQILRAASRASTRTAFAPAASRGLAARTIAGRRFYSSSSEPAKASSSNLGWIAGALAAAAAGAGYWYTQNGGAATLTKPEFKDYQTVYNDIASRLEENPDYDDGSYGPVLVRLAWHASGTYDKETGTGGSNGATMRFSPEGGHGANAGLKAARDFLEPIKAKYPWITYSDLWILGGVCAIQEMLGPKIPYRPGRSDKDAAACTPDGRLPDAAQRQDHVRNIFYRMGFNDQEIVALAGAHALGRCHTDRSGFDGPWTFSPTVLTNDYFKLLLNEKWEYKKWDGPKQYVDSKTKSLMMLPADMCLIEDKKFKEWTKKYADDNDLFFKDFSAAVLKLFELGVPFAEGTENQRWIFKPTSE
- a CDS encoding F1F0 ATP synthase assembly protein Atp11, with product MAAAGLSRAAAPMLRQSISRCRPLQLFKQQRRWAEVHDIRFLTTTRPRQNIAEKYREKLDRKAKSEGLTGIDELKQAYAERIKEQRKAAAAIAPPGLDKILADEPAARATQTVESGANTAGTPTEQSSNSYSKPETTPAKDSSGSQVKPLSAIVDLPKVRQLPVPELTEIWRLLHTTDPKSLCAVVPAPTYKAMEALARQRPQFVLPVPHPEQGAEMHFLQWTFDAATGTSTVLFTQLAEYKNRGEFAQPHTTVTHHPDLADDKGVVLMQGSMVDNRGVKIADAQWLVMCLQRFYGGWDPALSAGGSRLQSEERAKARRELVEWFGTGNENFSIEKLLAEAERLG
- a CDS encoding MFS transporter; the encoded protein is MSSSSNEDIAIKAEGRSAPPPYEEVATPPNGQADGVNGLGKQDSGVRIDDFGASLERSPEELAVVRKLDMYCLPIIWLMYFFNFLDRSAMVNGKLDGLADDLDLKGTQYNTCISILFVGYLVGQVPSNMVLSRVRPSFYLAGFNAMWSLVTLLTYKAYDYKTMIVCRFLLGLFEAPFFPGVTYLLGTLYTRKEIATRLSIFFTGNLVASAISGPFAAGVFQLDGRAGLAGWRWLFIIQGALSLAVAIPAFYMLPNKPLTTPWLTPEQRQLAHDRIERDTTNRTGGGKTTVLDGLSQAVRDWKTWAFCLLSNLNVTTLGFLNFLPTLVRTLGFNTSAALALTSPPYVVAMIVSVWLAHHSGRTNERTWHITACEVVAILGFVMCAATLNTGVRYAGIMLFVGSLAGVTNIVIGWTSSSLGQTDEKRAVAMAMANTCANLASVYTPYLWPDVDSPRFIKATAASAVFCAAVVAMVWFLRWMLRRKNDQMRKADPLAENFFVY